A genomic segment from bacterium encodes:
- a CDS encoding sigma-70 family RNA polymerase sigma factor: MTKTNSDGELVLVERAKNGDVKAFEDLIKTTSGKIYNLGLRMLHNKEDAADVMQETYIAAYENLPKFKGDSSFSTWLYRIATNFALMKMRKDRGRKVSEERLKEISKNLYDTTITDWTESPVDYLKKQELKETLDKAIESLPAKYRSVFVLHDIEGLPIAEVAEILSISPSAVKTRAHRSRLYLREKLSEYFKNKEIGHQIRI, from the coding sequence ATGACAAAAACAAATTCTGATGGTGAATTAGTCCTCGTAGAAAGAGCAAAAAACGGAGATGTTAAGGCATTTGAGGACCTTATTAAAACTACAAGCGGCAAGATATATAACCTTGGATTGCGAATGCTTCACAATAAAGAAGATGCTGCTGATGTTATGCAGGAGACATATATTGCTGCTTATGAAAACCTTCCAAAGTTCAAGGGGGACTCTTCATTTTCTACCTGGTTATACAGAATAGCAACAAATTTTGCTCTGATGAAGATGCGGAAAGACAGAGGCAGAAAGGTCTCTGAAGAAAGGTTGAAAGAAATATCAAAAAACTTATACGATACTACAATCACTGACTGGACAGAAAGCCCGGTGGATTACTTAAAAAAACAGGAACTGAAGGAAACACTGGATAAAGCGATTGAATCCCTGCCAGCAAAATATAGGTCTGTATTTGTCCTCCATGATATTGAAGGACTCCCCATAGCAGAAGTGGCAGAGATTCTATCTATATCTCCTTCTGCAGTGAAAACAAGAGCACACAGAAGTAGATTATATCTCAGAGAGAAACTCTCTGAATACTTTAAGAATAAAGAAATAGGTCATCAAATAAGGATATGA
- a CDS encoding GspH/FimT family protein yields MRWVRYGFSVIEILIVLFIFSLLMVPTTAYFLKYQRLSLLESTAKNIVEIANFARESAVNERKEFSVIFDEYGFVVLRNNREIVDKKYRFPDHIKIKDKSLGFSPLVFNPDGTARTGGYLILEDTSGKKEVQIVLHNLTGRCFIVK; encoded by the coding sequence ATGAGATGGGTAAGATATGGATTTTCTGTTATTGAAATACTGATAGTTCTCTTTATTTTTTCTCTTCTTATGGTTCCAACAACGGCATATTTTCTAAAATATCAGCGGTTATCCCTTCTGGAAAGCACAGCAAAAAACATTGTTGAGATAGCAAATTTTGCAAGAGAATCCGCAGTAAATGAAAGGAAGGAGTTTTCTGTGATATTTGATGAATATGGTTTTGTTGTGCTGAGAAACAACAGGGAAATAGTGGATAAAAAATACAGATTTCCTGACCATATAAAAATAAAGGATAAATCACTTGGCTTTTCTCCTCTTGTTTTTAATCCAGATGGGACTGCAAGGACAGGGGGATACCTTATATTAGAAGATACTTCAGGAAAGAAAGAGGTACAGATAGTGCTCCATAATCTTACAGGCAGATGTTTTATAGTGAAATAG
- the trxB gene encoding thioredoxin-disulfide reductase → MEYKLIIIGGGPAGLTAGIYTLRAGIKTTIIEKAFTGGNMLLTERIDNYPGFPEGISGLELAEKMREQYMKFGGEIINGEVKDIYFEDEKKIVRLVDNSEIKTTALIIASGSSRKKLGVEGEDEYTGKGVSFCAICDGAFFKGKRVAVVGGGNSALEEAIYLTRYADICYLVHRRDVFRASAYLQEELKKFPVTPLLSRIVRKIEGDGEKVNSLVLENKKTGEIESIKVDGVFVSVGQKPNVEFIDGKIEQNPAGYIITDYKMQTSIKGIFACGDVIRKSLYQVITACGEGAIAGMSAEAYLSSKDTSL, encoded by the coding sequence ATGGAATATAAACTTATCATTATTGGTGGTGGACCTGCAGGGCTTACAGCAGGTATATATACACTAAGAGCAGGAATTAAAACGACTATTATTGAAAAAGCATTTACTGGTGGAAATATGTTGCTTACAGAAAGGATAGATAATTATCCTGGTTTTCCTGAAGGCATCTCTGGATTAGAACTTGCAGAAAAAATGAGAGAGCAATATATGAAGTTCGGGGGAGAGATAATCAATGGGGAAGTAAAAGATATATACTTTGAGGATGAAAAGAAAATTGTCCGGCTGGTTGATAACTCTGAAATCAAAACAACAGCACTGATAATAGCGAGTGGCTCTTCCAGAAAAAAGTTAGGAGTTGAAGGAGAGGATGAATATACAGGAAAAGGAGTCTCTTTCTGTGCTATATGTGATGGTGCATTTTTCAAAGGGAAAAGGGTTGCAGTAGTAGGTGGCGGTAATTCTGCATTAGAAGAGGCAATATATCTAACAAGATATGCGGACATTTGCTATCTTGTCCACAGAAGGGATGTTTTCAGAGCATCTGCATATCTTCAAGAAGAACTAAAAAAATTTCCTGTAACCCCTCTCCTTTCCAGAATAGTCCGTAAGATAGAGGGAGATGGAGAGAAGGTAAACTCACTGGTGCTGGAAAATAAAAAAACAGGAGAGATAGAATCAATTAAGGTTGACGGGGTATTTGTATCTGTGGGACAGAAACCCAATGTAGAGTTCATTGATGGAAAGATAGAGCAGAACCCTGCCGGCTATATAATCACTGACTATAAAATGCAGACATCTATTAAAGGGATTTTTGCCTGTGGAGATGTGATAAGAAAGTCCCTGTATCAGGTTATTACTGCCTGTGGAGAGGGTGCTATTGCGGGTATGTCTGCAGAAGCATACCTTTCCAGTAAAGATACATCTTTATAG
- a CDS encoding carbohydrate-binding family 9-like protein, which yields MGKTIRIFLLPVILISGCSITPRRLVSERKTQIISPAIVAKYSESPVLIDGKLDDTVWKIAPVYKLAFSRDIESKGNIIQEGGEVQVAWDEGYLYIGVKFNDSDIVQESDKDQDHHYRKGDLVEIFLKPEANTWYWEIYGTPNNKKTVFWFPGRGRLGLPGCYEPGMELKDILIATQIKGTLNNWKDIDEYWMIEMAIPVKELTKYGDTFGLCSN from the coding sequence ATGGGAAAAACCATAAGAATTTTTCTACTGCCAGTTATATTAATTAGCGGTTGTTCTATAACACCCAGACGTCTTGTATCGGAAAGAAAGACACAGATAATATCTCCTGCAATAGTTGCTAAATATTCTGAAAGCCCTGTATTGATAGATGGGAAATTAGACGACACTGTATGGAAGATAGCACCTGTGTATAAACTTGCTTTTTCAAGAGATATAGAGAGTAAAGGTAATATTATTCAGGAAGGAGGAGAAGTGCAGGTTGCTTGGGATGAGGGCTATTTATACATAGGAGTTAAGTTTAATGACTCAGATATAGTCCAGGAAAGCGATAAAGACCAGGATCATCACTACAGAAAAGGAGACCTTGTGGAGATATTTTTAAAACCAGAAGCAAACACCTGGTACTGGGAAATTTATGGTACACCCAATAATAAAAAAACAGTATTCTGGTTTCCTGGAAGGGGAAGATTAGGACTCCCTGGTTGTTATGAACCGGGGATGGAACTGAAAGATATTCTGATAGCAACTCAAATAAAAGGTACACTTAATAACTGGAAGGATATAGATGAATACTGGATGATTGAGATGGCAATACCTGTGAAAGAACTTACTAAATATGGTGATACATTCGGTCTTTGTTCTAATTGA
- a CDS encoding prepilin-type N-terminal cleavage/methylation domain-containing protein, protein MNVHTFQEVSGGDSGFTLLEILIAVIIFCIATFSSVMIFKGSIVRFERQSGEKKVFSEAIKVFDYMEKYLTSAMCNNMEGKLRINFEGEKEYVKFISPFSEGPDTDLAKFGIYFDREAKTVKVSVIRIDRNDPFFIFPSGFPGAQILGENIGYFQISYYDGKNWLDHWYTDCMIEPELPRIIKVEIKPFSQKIEGKRYEETFEKYIRISMQ, encoded by the coding sequence ATGAACGTACATACTTTTCAGGAAGTTTCAGGAGGAGATAGTGGCTTTACACTCCTTGAGATTCTTATAGCAGTAATTATTTTCTGTATTGCCACTTTTTCCTCTGTTATGATTTTTAAAGGGTCCATTGTAAGGTTTGAAAGACAGTCGGGAGAAAAGAAGGTGTTTTCTGAAGCGATAAAGGTCTTTGACTATATGGAAAAATATCTCACCTCTGCAATGTGTAATAATATGGAAGGTAAATTAAGGATTAACTTTGAAGGTGAAAAAGAGTATGTAAAATTTATATCTCCCTTTTCTGAAGGGCCTGATACAGACCTTGCAAAGTTCGGGATATATTTTGATAGAGAAGCCAAGACAGTAAAGGTCTCTGTTATCAGGATAGATAGAAATGACCCTTTCTTTATCTTTCCTTCTGGTTTCCCTGGTGCACAGATTCTCGGAGAAAATATAGGATATTTTCAAATCTCTTACTATGATGGTAAAAACTGGCTTGACCACTGGTATACTGACTGTATGATAGAACCAGAACTGCCACGTATTATAAAAGTTGAGATTAAACCATTTTCTCAGAAAATAGAGGGAAAAAGATATGAAGAAACATTTGAAAAATATATCAGAATCTCTATGCAATAG
- a CDS encoding DUF167 domain-containing protein: protein MKIVVTVIANAKKSKIQKTGNNLKIWVDAPAVEGKANKRLIEILSEYYYKPKSSFIIKSGLKSKKKIIEIL from the coding sequence GTGAAAATAGTGGTTACTGTTATAGCAAATGCAAAGAAATCAAAGATTCAAAAGACAGGCAATAACCTCAAAATCTGGGTTGATGCTCCGGCTGTTGAGGGAAAGGCAAATAAACGGCTGATTGAAATACTTTCAGAGTATTATTACAAACCTAAAAGTTCTTTTATAATTAAAAGTGGTCTTAAAAGCAAGAAAAAGATTATAGAGATACTATGA
- a CDS encoding zf-HC2 domain-containing protein produces the protein MDRHFDCEEILRLLSGYIDNEIDIFIREIMEEHIRECERCFSLLNTLEKTIAISRQTHRKQKVPQKVVNRIYYEIRIRYKR, from the coding sequence ATGGATAGACACTTTGACTGTGAAGAGATTTTACGGTTGCTGTCTGGCTACATAGATAACGAGATAGACATCTTTATAAGGGAGATAATGGAAGAACACATAAGGGAATGTGAGAGGTGTTTCTCTCTTCTTAATACCCTTGAAAAAACCATTGCTATATCCAGACAGACACATAGAAAGCAAAAGGTTCCTCAAAAGGTTGTTAACAGGATATATTATGAAATAAGAATACGGTATAAGAGGTAA